GACGTCTTCCACGTCGGGCACCTGCGCGTCATCGAGCGCGCGGCAGCGCTCGGCGACCGGCTGGTCGTCGGGGTCTCCGCAGATGCCCTCAACCTCAGCAAGAAGGGCCGCGAGCCGGTGTTCAGCCAGTCCGAGCGGATGGCCATCGTCGGCGCGCTGAAGAAGGTCGACGAGGTCTTCGTGGAGGAGAGCCTGGAGCTCAAGCGCTCCTACATCGAGCAGTACGACGCCGACGTCCTGGTGATGGGTGACGACTGGGAAGGCAAGTTCGACGAGTTCCGCGACATCTGTGAGGTCGTCTACCTCTCGCGCACACCGGCCATCTCGACCACGGCCCTGATCGAGAAGATCTCGTCGGCCGGCTGACACGTTTAGGGTGGCCCGGTCTCGGGGCAGGCTGCCCGCAGA
This genomic window from Nocardioides cynanchi contains:
- a CDS encoding adenylyltransferase/cytidyltransferase family protein, translated to MAAPRTVITFGTFDVFHVGHLRVIERAAALGDRLVVGVSADALNLSKKGREPVFSQSERMAIVGALKKVDEVFVEESLELKRSYIEQYDADVLVMGDDWEGKFDEFRDICEVVYLSRTPAISTTALIEKISSAG